In the Thermococcus sp. genome, one interval contains:
- a CDS encoding RNA 2'-phosphotransferase, protein MERKRVSKLMAYILRHSPEEFGLKPDEEGFVPLAELVKALKTVYPDVTGELVREIVENDPKGRYEIRGGKIRARYGHSFPVRLKHEEDTESRFLYHGTTRRNLPSIMREGLRAMGRQFVHLSTSRSEALETGRRHGRDVILLIIDANCLRRKGLKVFKAGKNVRIVERVPPECITLVI, encoded by the coding sequence ATGGAACGCAAGAGGGTAAGCAAGCTCATGGCCTACATTCTGCGCCACTCCCCGGAGGAGTTCGGCCTTAAACCTGATGAGGAAGGCTTCGTCCCCCTAGCTGAGCTTGTAAAGGCCCTCAAGACCGTCTATCCCGATGTAACCGGGGAACTCGTGAGGGAGATCGTCGAGAATGACCCGAAGGGACGCTACGAGATAAGGGGTGGAAAAATCCGCGCCCGCTACGGCCACAGCTTTCCTGTGAGATTGAAGCACGAGGAGGACACTGAGAGCAGGTTTCTCTACCATGGAACCACGAGGAGGAACCTTCCTTCCATCATGAGAGAGGGCCTGAGGGCGATGGGAAGGCAGTTTGTCCACCTGAGCACGAGCAGGAGCGAGGCCCTTGAAACCGGCAGAAGGCACGGGAGGGACGTGATTCTGCTCATCATAGATGCTAACTGCCTTAGGAGAAAGGGGCTGAAGGTTTTCAAAGCTGGAAAGAACGTGAGGATAGTGGAGAGAGTTCCGCCGGAGTGCATCACTCTTGTAATCTGA
- the glnA gene encoding type I glutamate--ammonia ligase, with product MNTGMVERAKKVLAEKGIRQVLCAFTDVRGYLLTFSIPAREFIEGSAFEDGIGFDGSSVRGFKSIEQSDMVWKPDPSTLRVIPWMDGIHASAIMFGDIYEAGGKELADCDPRGFVAKMLERELGKEGKSAIFGPEIEFFVFDGIDIRNLTWDLFVTPNGGEGDSWGAPRVIPNSRELEELPIIRPKEGYFRAPPEDRTLEYRNELVYYLEKMGVIVEYHHHEVATAGQVELDFKPFGLVGVGDAFYIYKFVAKNVARMHGLLATFMPKPLYLDNASGMHVHQSLWEGEPFKGKNLFSDPDDEFGLSQLARYYIGGLLEHAPALTALNAPTVNSYKRLVPGFEAPIYIAWSPRNRSALVRVPAYFKKPSAIRVEYRGADPSQNPYLGITAQLAAGLDGIRRKIDPGDPVMKDIYKLTEREKREFGIGELPTSLKEALEALASDEVIQRILGSHIYDAFMELKTDEWNQYSLYVTPWEFMKYFDI from the coding sequence ATGAACACAGGGATGGTTGAAAGGGCAAAAAAGGTTCTGGCCGAGAAGGGTATCAGGCAGGTTCTCTGTGCGTTTACCGACGTCAGGGGCTACCTGCTGACCTTCTCGATACCGGCCAGGGAGTTCATAGAGGGTAGCGCCTTCGAGGACGGCATAGGCTTCGACGGCTCTTCCGTCAGGGGGTTCAAGAGCATCGAGCAGAGCGATATGGTCTGGAAGCCCGATCCATCGACGCTGAGGGTAATCCCGTGGATGGACGGAATACACGCGAGCGCGATAATGTTCGGGGACATCTACGAGGCTGGGGGCAAGGAGCTGGCCGACTGCGACCCAAGGGGCTTCGTGGCGAAGATGCTTGAGAGGGAACTCGGAAAGGAAGGTAAATCCGCCATCTTCGGGCCGGAGATAGAGTTCTTCGTCTTTGACGGCATCGACATCAGGAACCTCACATGGGATTTATTCGTAACCCCGAACGGTGGCGAGGGTGATTCCTGGGGCGCCCCGAGGGTCATTCCGAACAGCAGGGAACTTGAGGAGTTGCCCATCATAAGGCCCAAGGAGGGCTATTTCAGAGCGCCTCCCGAGGACAGGACGCTCGAATACAGGAACGAGCTAGTCTATTACCTCGAAAAGATGGGGGTAATAGTTGAGTACCACCACCACGAGGTTGCCACCGCCGGTCAGGTTGAGCTCGACTTCAAGCCCTTCGGTTTGGTTGGCGTTGGCGATGCCTTCTACATCTACAAGTTTGTGGCAAAGAACGTCGCGAGGATGCACGGCCTTCTGGCGACCTTCATGCCGAAGCCCCTCTACTTAGACAACGCCAGCGGGATGCACGTCCACCAGAGCCTCTGGGAGGGCGAGCCGTTTAAGGGGAAGAACCTGTTCTCTGACCCGGACGACGAGTTCGGCCTGAGCCAGCTGGCGAGGTACTACATCGGTGGACTCCTTGAGCACGCCCCTGCTTTGACAGCTCTGAACGCCCCCACGGTTAACTCCTACAAGAGGCTCGTCCCCGGTTTCGAGGCTCCGATATACATAGCCTGGAGCCCGAGGAACAGGTCTGCCCTCGTGAGGGTTCCCGCCTACTTCAAGAAGCCTTCAGCGATAAGGGTCGAGTACAGGGGTGCTGACCCGAGCCAGAACCCCTACCTCGGCATAACGGCCCAGCTTGCCGCGGGACTGGACGGCATAAGGAGGAAGATAGACCCCGGCGACCCTGTGATGAAGGACATCTACAAGCTCACCGAGAGGGAGAAAAGGGAGTTTGGAATTGGAGAACTGCCCACGAGCCTCAAGGAGGCCTTGGAGGCGCTCGCCAGCGACGAGGTCATACAGAGAATCCTGGGAAGCCACATCTACGACGCCTTTATGGAGCTGAAAACCGACGAGTGGAACCAGTATTCGCTCTACGTTACCCCCTGGGAGTTTATGAAGTACTTCGACATCTGA